A single region of the Panulirus ornatus isolate Po-2019 chromosome 17, ASM3632096v1, whole genome shotgun sequence genome encodes:
- the wuho gene encoding tRNA (guanine-N(7)-)-methyltransferase non-catalytic subunit wdr4 isoform X1 — MGLIEVFGDFIAFGCGKNILIYNNRNSETHMLDVSEVNEKLEINEKNTGSNDEDKLHTYKSCETQLVSVRASPDGQYLAVACEKKVVTVWSTETWKLHCSHSLVKRPVAIAITSDSGTLLVADKSGDVYHFPLKGVTSENELPHLPYQKNSREERTEKWDDTKEKPLMGHISMLLDLTVTEDIRYIITCDRDEKIRVSHYPNSYNIEAFCLGHQEFVTQVSLLSKSNQLILSCSGDGTLRLWNYLKGLCVACIDTREQTTSLLHHYEKYMQQRINESEEARRYLPDYPAVMSFSLHSSCSEDILVAALLHRIPAVLLYKIKGTEVEHISTVELEAEPQVVAWSQSGELIVQHEDNEQPLCMFKLLNGKVQQVAGHDLVSLGRKHKHLFTEGQSWLNLDILYKQRYDNVADYMKKKEERLAMEKAAKDGLIPPYKKGRWSK, encoded by the exons ATGGGACTGATAGAGGTCTTTGGAGACTTTATAGCGTTTGGTTGTGGGAAGAACATTCTTATCTACAACAATAG AAACTCGGAGACACACATGCTAGATGTTTCAGAAGTAAATGAAAAGCTTGAGATCAATGAAAAGAATACCGGTAGTAATGACGAAGATAAACTTCATACTTATAAAAG CTGTGAAACCCAACTAGTATCTGTCAGAGCATCTCCAGATGGACAGTACTTAGCTGTTGCAtgtgagaagaaagttgtgacaGTGTGGAGTACAGAAACCTGGAAGCTTCATTGTTCCCACAGCTTGGTGAAGAGACCTGTGGCCATTGCTATAACATCAGATTCTGGAACATTGCTTGTAGCTG ATAAATCTGGCGATGTGTATCATTTTCCATTAAAGGGTGTTACATCAGAGAATGAGCTGCCCCATTTACCTTATCAGAAAAACAGTagagaagaaagaacagagaaatgggatGATACAAAAGAGAAGCCTTTGATGGGTCACATTTCAATGCTCTTGGACTTG acaGTTACTGAAGATATCAGATACATCATTACCTGTGATCGAGATGAAAAGATTCGTGTATCCCACTATCCCAATTCTTACAATATTGAGGCCTTCTGTCTTGGACACCAGGAGTTTGTTACACAAGTCAGTCTTTTATCAAAAAGTAACCAACTTATTCTTTCATGCTCAGGG GATGGAACCCTCAGACTTTGGAATTACTTGAAGGGATTATGTGTGGCATGTATCGATACTAGAGAACAAACCACCTCATTATTGCATCACTATGAGAAGTACATGCAGCAACGAATAAATGAATCTGAAGAGGCAAGAAGATACTTACCAGACTACCCTGCGGTCATGAGCTTCAGTTTACACTCCTCTTGCAGTGAAGACATTCTTGTAGCTGCTTTATTACACAG AATCCCTGCTGTATTATTGTATAAGATAAAGGGAACAGAAGTGGAACATATATCGACCGTGGAACTTGAAGCAGAACCTCAAGTTGTAGCATGGTCACAATCTGGAGAATTGATTGTCCAGCATGAAGATAATGAGCAGCCTTTGTGCATGTTTAAGCTTCTGAATGGTAAAGTACAGCAAGTGGCTGGGCATGACTTAGTGTCTCTTGGCAGGAAACACAAACACCTATTTACAG AAGGACAGAGCTGGCTAAATTTGGATATTCTTTACAAGCAACGGTATGATAATGTAGCAGATTacatgaagaagaaggaagaaagattGGCGATGGAAAAGGCAGCAAAAGATGGCTTGATTCCTCCATATAAGAAAGGAAGATGGTCAAAGTAA
- the wuho gene encoding tRNA (guanine-N(7)-)-methyltransferase non-catalytic subunit wdr4 isoform X2, which produces MGLIEVFGDFIAFGCGKNILIYNNRNSETHMLDVSEVNEKLEINEKNTGSNDEDKLHTYKSCETQLVSVRASPDGQYLAVACEKKVVTVWSTETWKLHCSHSLVKRPVAIAITSDSGTLLVADKSGDVYHFPLKGVTSENELPHLPYQKNSREERTEKWDDTKEKPLMGHISMLLDLTVTEDIRYIITCDRDEKIRVSHYPNSYNIEAFCLGHQEFVTQVSLLSKSNQLILSCSGDGTLRLWNYLKGLCVACIDTREQTTSLLHHYEKYMQQRINESEEARRYLPDYPAVMSFSLHSSCSEDILVAALLHRIPAVLLYKIKGTEVEHISTVELEAEPQVVAWSQSGELIVQHEDNEQPLCMFKLLNGKVQQVAGHDLVSLGRKHKHLFTGQSWLNLDILYKQRYDNVADYMKKKEERLAMEKAAKDGLIPPYKKGRWSK; this is translated from the exons ATGGGACTGATAGAGGTCTTTGGAGACTTTATAGCGTTTGGTTGTGGGAAGAACATTCTTATCTACAACAATAG AAACTCGGAGACACACATGCTAGATGTTTCAGAAGTAAATGAAAAGCTTGAGATCAATGAAAAGAATACCGGTAGTAATGACGAAGATAAACTTCATACTTATAAAAG CTGTGAAACCCAACTAGTATCTGTCAGAGCATCTCCAGATGGACAGTACTTAGCTGTTGCAtgtgagaagaaagttgtgacaGTGTGGAGTACAGAAACCTGGAAGCTTCATTGTTCCCACAGCTTGGTGAAGAGACCTGTGGCCATTGCTATAACATCAGATTCTGGAACATTGCTTGTAGCTG ATAAATCTGGCGATGTGTATCATTTTCCATTAAAGGGTGTTACATCAGAGAATGAGCTGCCCCATTTACCTTATCAGAAAAACAGTagagaagaaagaacagagaaatgggatGATACAAAAGAGAAGCCTTTGATGGGTCACATTTCAATGCTCTTGGACTTG acaGTTACTGAAGATATCAGATACATCATTACCTGTGATCGAGATGAAAAGATTCGTGTATCCCACTATCCCAATTCTTACAATATTGAGGCCTTCTGTCTTGGACACCAGGAGTTTGTTACACAAGTCAGTCTTTTATCAAAAAGTAACCAACTTATTCTTTCATGCTCAGGG GATGGAACCCTCAGACTTTGGAATTACTTGAAGGGATTATGTGTGGCATGTATCGATACTAGAGAACAAACCACCTCATTATTGCATCACTATGAGAAGTACATGCAGCAACGAATAAATGAATCTGAAGAGGCAAGAAGATACTTACCAGACTACCCTGCGGTCATGAGCTTCAGTTTACACTCCTCTTGCAGTGAAGACATTCTTGTAGCTGCTTTATTACACAG AATCCCTGCTGTATTATTGTATAAGATAAAGGGAACAGAAGTGGAACATATATCGACCGTGGAACTTGAAGCAGAACCTCAAGTTGTAGCATGGTCACAATCTGGAGAATTGATTGTCCAGCATGAAGATAATGAGCAGCCTTTGTGCATGTTTAAGCTTCTGAATGGTAAAGTACAGCAAGTGGCTGGGCATGACTTAGTGTCTCTTGGCAGGAAACACAAACACCTATTTACAG GACAGAGCTGGCTAAATTTGGATATTCTTTACAAGCAACGGTATGATAATGTAGCAGATTacatgaagaagaaggaagaaagattGGCGATGGAAAAGGCAGCAAAAGATGGCTTGATTCCTCCATATAAGAAAGGAAGATGGTCAAAGTAA
- the wuho gene encoding tRNA (guanine-N(7)-)-methyltransferase non-catalytic subunit wdr4 isoform X3 produces the protein MLDVSEVNEKLEINEKNTGSNDEDKLHTYKSCETQLVSVRASPDGQYLAVACEKKVVTVWSTETWKLHCSHSLVKRPVAIAITSDSGTLLVADKSGDVYHFPLKGVTSENELPHLPYQKNSREERTEKWDDTKEKPLMGHISMLLDLTVTEDIRYIITCDRDEKIRVSHYPNSYNIEAFCLGHQEFVTQVSLLSKSNQLILSCSGDGTLRLWNYLKGLCVACIDTREQTTSLLHHYEKYMQQRINESEEARRYLPDYPAVMSFSLHSSCSEDILVAALLHRIPAVLLYKIKGTEVEHISTVELEAEPQVVAWSQSGELIVQHEDNEQPLCMFKLLNGKVQQVAGHDLVSLGRKHKHLFTEGQSWLNLDILYKQRYDNVADYMKKKEERLAMEKAAKDGLIPPYKKGRWSK, from the exons ATGCTAGATGTTTCAGAAGTAAATGAAAAGCTTGAGATCAATGAAAAGAATACCGGTAGTAATGACGAAGATAAACTTCATACTTATAAAAG CTGTGAAACCCAACTAGTATCTGTCAGAGCATCTCCAGATGGACAGTACTTAGCTGTTGCAtgtgagaagaaagttgtgacaGTGTGGAGTACAGAAACCTGGAAGCTTCATTGTTCCCACAGCTTGGTGAAGAGACCTGTGGCCATTGCTATAACATCAGATTCTGGAACATTGCTTGTAGCTG ATAAATCTGGCGATGTGTATCATTTTCCATTAAAGGGTGTTACATCAGAGAATGAGCTGCCCCATTTACCTTATCAGAAAAACAGTagagaagaaagaacagagaaatgggatGATACAAAAGAGAAGCCTTTGATGGGTCACATTTCAATGCTCTTGGACTTG acaGTTACTGAAGATATCAGATACATCATTACCTGTGATCGAGATGAAAAGATTCGTGTATCCCACTATCCCAATTCTTACAATATTGAGGCCTTCTGTCTTGGACACCAGGAGTTTGTTACACAAGTCAGTCTTTTATCAAAAAGTAACCAACTTATTCTTTCATGCTCAGGG GATGGAACCCTCAGACTTTGGAATTACTTGAAGGGATTATGTGTGGCATGTATCGATACTAGAGAACAAACCACCTCATTATTGCATCACTATGAGAAGTACATGCAGCAACGAATAAATGAATCTGAAGAGGCAAGAAGATACTTACCAGACTACCCTGCGGTCATGAGCTTCAGTTTACACTCCTCTTGCAGTGAAGACATTCTTGTAGCTGCTTTATTACACAG AATCCCTGCTGTATTATTGTATAAGATAAAGGGAACAGAAGTGGAACATATATCGACCGTGGAACTTGAAGCAGAACCTCAAGTTGTAGCATGGTCACAATCTGGAGAATTGATTGTCCAGCATGAAGATAATGAGCAGCCTTTGTGCATGTTTAAGCTTCTGAATGGTAAAGTACAGCAAGTGGCTGGGCATGACTTAGTGTCTCTTGGCAGGAAACACAAACACCTATTTACAG AAGGACAGAGCTGGCTAAATTTGGATATTCTTTACAAGCAACGGTATGATAATGTAGCAGATTacatgaagaagaaggaagaaagattGGCGATGGAAAAGGCAGCAAAAGATGGCTTGATTCCTCCATATAAGAAAGGAAGATGGTCAAAGTAA